Within the Sulfurospirillum barnesii SES-3 genome, the region ACAACTTGATATGCTTATGCATGCGCTACTTAGCAATGGTTTAAATGTAGAAAATCTCTGTTTTGTACATCCTAAAATTGACAAAGAAGCTTCTTTGGTACTTGTTTGTGCACGTAAAAACTCAAAGTCATTGTGTAGGATTCATGCGCCTTTGTTGATGTGCGAGGAAGAACAGTTTACTAAGCGTGTGAAAGCTATTTTTGAAAAATCAAAAACAAAGAGCCTTGAATGGATGGATTAATGTATCAAGAGGGCTTTAAGTATGCTTTTAATCCAAAAGCCTGCCAAAGCTGTGAAGGAAAATGCTGCATTGGAGAGAGTGGGTATATTTGGGTGAGTCAAGAAGAAATAGAAGCTATTGCTGAAAAACTTTTGTTAAGCAAAGAGAGCTTTATCAATAACTATTTACTAAAAATTCGCTATCGTTTCACGATTAAAGAGATTGCGTATGAAGGTGGCTATGGGTGTGTCTTTTTTGATAGAGAAAAAAAGATGTGTACCATCTACGATGTGCGTCCATCTCAGTGCCGAACCTTTCCCTTTTGGGAATATTTTAAAGAAAACATTGACGAGGTAGTTTCAGAATGTCCCGGTATTATTCGCTTATAATTGTTCTTTTCTTCTTGGTGGGATGCAGCACCAAAGAAGTTGTCGTTCTTAATGAAACCACAAAAAAAGTTTTTGAAGAAGAGGACAATCTTATCTTGCAAGCGTTGCATTATCAACAAAAAGGTGATTATACAAACGCCCGTAAAATCTACCATTCACTTTATGAGCAGAGCCAAAAAAAGGTTTATTTAACCGAAGATGCAGGCTTGGCTTTTGTATTGGGCGATCCTGATGCCCCAGCATTGATTGCGGAGGGACTTCAAAAATACCCTGATGAGAAAAATTTTAACCGTCTTTTGGTAGGGCAATTGGTGAAAGAAAAGCGTTACAAAGAGGCAGAACACGAGATTTTAAAACTCATTGAACACGATAAAAGTATCCAGCATTTAAGCATTGCTGGCAATTTATACCTTCAAATGAAAGCCTATGATTTGGCACTGAAATATTTTGAAAGTGCGTACAAACAAGAGCAGTCTGAAGATTTATTGATGAATATTGTTGAATTGCAGTACCGTTTTTTAGAAAGACGTGACGATGCGATTGCACATTTAGAAACCTATGCAAATATGGAAGGATGTGGAAATAAAACCTGTTTCAAACTCATCGAAATTTATGGCAAAGAACGTAATGTTCAAGGTTTAATTGCAACGTATAAAAAACTTTACAAAGAACATCATAACGAAGAGTTATCTAAAAAAATTGTTGAACTCTTATTGTATGTAAGAGATACAAAAGGAGCGATTGAATTTTTAAAAAACTCACCGTTTAATCAAGATATGCTTTTACATATTTATGCCACCCAAAAACGCTTTATGGATGCTTACGCTTTAGCTGAGCGTTTATATGACGAGAGTAAAAACCTTGACTACTTGGGCAAAATGGCAATTTATGAGTATGAACATCACAAGAACACCCTCACACCCGAGATTCTTCACGCCATTACACTCAAGTTTGAAGAAGTCACAAGTGTTTTACGGGATTCTGTCTATTTTAATTACTATGGCTATTTGTTAATTGACCATGACATAAATGTCCAAAAAGGTATTTATTTGGTACAAGAAGCCCTCAAAATTGAGCCGAATTCTCCTTTTTATCTTGATTCTTTAGCATGGGGATATTATAAATTGGGTCAATGCGAAAAGGCGTATGAAGTGATGCAAGGTCTTGGTGAATCAATGATGGAAGAAGAGGTTGTTGTGCATTTGAATGCCATTAAGAAATGTTTGAAAGAGAAAAAATGATTTTAGATGAAATTATAAAACGTACCCATGAAGACTTAGAAAAGAAAAAGAAAGAATACACCATAGATTGGCTAGGCAGGAGCCTTGCCTTTAATCCGTTTATGCCACGCGATGTTAAACCGTATCTTAAAGCAACACCCCAAAATCCGTATCGTATTATTGCAGAAGTTAAAAAAGCAAGCCCTAGCAAGGGAATTATTAAAGAAGATTTTGACCCTTTACTCATTGCCAAAGCGTATGAGTTAGGAGGGGCAGATGCGATTTCTGTGCTGACTGAGCCACACTATTTTAAAGGTAATTTAGAGTATTTAACCCAAATCCGCCGTTATGTACCAACACCGCTGTTGCGAAAAGATTTTATTATTGATGAGTATCAGATACTTGAAGCCCTTGTTTACGGCGCCGATTTCATTTTATTGATCGCAAAAGCACTTTCAAAAGCTGAGTTAAAACACCTATTAGAGTATGCATTACGACTAGGACTGGAAGTTTTAGTCGAAATACATGATAAAGAGGATTTGGTCAAAGCCATTTTTGCAGGAGCGAATATCATCGGTATAAACCACCGAAATTTAGAGACCTTTGAGATGGATATGAACTTAACCCAGAAGCTTATGCCACTGATTCCTCAAGGAAAGATCATCGTAGCAGAGAGTGGATTGAACGATAAAGAGACGATTAAACACTTAAGTCAGATGGGAGCAGATGCGTTTTTAATTGGAGAATATTTTATGAGGGAAAATGACATAGAAACATCTCTAAAATCTTTCAAAAAGGTAGACTAATGGATTACATGTATGCCCCATGGCGCAGTGCTTATTTTTGTGAAAGACCTCAAGGATGTGTGTTTTGTAATATTTCAGAACATCCCGAAAAAGACGATGAGCACCATGTACTCTACCGTGATGAGCACTGTTTTATCGTGATGAACC harbors:
- the trpC gene encoding indole-3-glycerol phosphate synthase TrpC gives rise to the protein MILDEIIKRTHEDLEKKKKEYTIDWLGRSLAFNPFMPRDVKPYLKATPQNPYRIIAEVKKASPSKGIIKEDFDPLLIAKAYELGGADAISVLTEPHYFKGNLEYLTQIRRYVPTPLLRKDFIIDEYQILEALVYGADFILLIAKALSKAELKHLLEYALRLGLEVLVEIHDKEDLVKAIFAGANIIGINHRNLETFEMDMNLTQKLMPLIPQGKIIVAESGLNDKETIKHLSQMGADAFLIGEYFMRENDIETSLKSFKKVD
- a CDS encoding tetratricopeptide repeat protein, producing MSRYYSLIIVLFFLVGCSTKEVVVLNETTKKVFEEEDNLILQALHYQQKGDYTNARKIYHSLYEQSQKKVYLTEDAGLAFVLGDPDAPALIAEGLQKYPDEKNFNRLLVGQLVKEKRYKEAEHEILKLIEHDKSIQHLSIAGNLYLQMKAYDLALKYFESAYKQEQSEDLLMNIVELQYRFLERRDDAIAHLETYANMEGCGNKTCFKLIEIYGKERNVQGLIATYKKLYKEHHNEELSKKIVELLLYVRDTKGAIEFLKNSPFNQDMLLHIYATQKRFMDAYALAERLYDESKNLDYLGKMAIYEYEHHKNTLTPEILHAITLKFEEVTSVLRDSVYFNYYGYLLIDHDINVQKGIYLVQEALKIEPNSPFYLDSLAWGYYKLGQCEKAYEVMQGLGESMMEEEVVVHLNAIKKCLKEKK
- a CDS encoding YkgJ family cysteine cluster protein; the protein is MDGLMYQEGFKYAFNPKACQSCEGKCCIGESGYIWVSQEEIEAIAEKLLLSKESFINNYLLKIRYRFTIKEIAYEGGYGCVFFDREKKMCTIYDVRPSQCRTFPFWEYFKENIDEVVSECPGIIRL